CTCCTGCGCGCCGCCGCCGAACTGGCCGCCGAGACCGGGGCGTCCGAGGCCTTCGAGTTCCTCCTCGGCCGCCACCTCGACGCCAACCCCCGGCAGTACACGCTCACCCCGCAGGGGCCCGCCGAGCTGATGGCCGCCCTGGCCTCGCCCGCCGCAGGCCCCGCGGCCAGGACCGTCCTCGACCCCGCATCCGGCACCGGCTCCCTGCTCCGCGCCGTACGAGAGCCCACCGCGCTCCACGCCCAGGAGGCCGACGGCGAACTCGCCGCCCTCACCGCGCTGCGCCTCGCCCTGCACTCCGGCGCCGAGGTCCACGTCAGGACCGGCGACACCCTGCGCGCGGATGCCTTCGGGCAGCTCGCGGTCGACGCGGTGCTCTGCCACCCGCCGTTCAACGAGCGCAACTGGGGCCACGACGAACTGGCCTACGACCCGCGCTGGGCGTACGGCTTCCCGGCCCGTACGGAGTCCGAACTGGCCTGGGTCCAGCACGCGTTGGCCCACCTGCGCGAGGGCGGCACCGCCGTCCTCCTGATGCCCCCGGCCGTCGCCTCCCGCCGCTCGGGCCGCCGCATCCGCGCCGACCTGCTGCGCCGCGGCGCCCTGCGCGCCGTCGTCGCCCTGCCCGCCGGCGCCGCGCCCCCGTACGGCATCCCGCTCCACCTCTGGGTGCTGCGCCGCCCCGGCGCCGGTCAGCCGCCCGCACCCCAGGTGCTGCTCGTCGACGCGGCGGGCGGCAGCGAGACCGGCCGCGAGAAGCTGTCCTGGCCCGCCGTGCAGAGCACGGTCCTGGACGCCTGGGGCCCCTTCGACCGCACCGGCACCGCCGAGGAGCGGCCCGGGGTGAGCCGGGTGCTGCCCGTCATCGAACTCCTCGACGACGACGTGGACCTGGCCCCGGCCCGCCACCTCCCGCCCCCGGCCGGCGACCGGGGCGCCGCCGCGCTCGATGCCGTACGCGAACAGCTGGCCGACACCCTGCGGCGCACCACCGAGCTCACCCCGCGGCCCGCCGACCCGGTGGCGCAGCCCGAGCACCGTACGCTCACCACCGTCGGTGAACTCGCGCGCGCGGGCGCCCTGTTGCTGCGCGCGGGAGGCACCGGCGCCTCGCCCGACGGCGGCGGCGCACCCGTCCTCACCGAGCACGACGTCCTCGCCGGTACGGGGCCTTCCGGCACGCTGCCCGAGGGCCCCGCCGAGGAACCGGTGCGCACCGAGGCGGGCGACGTGGTGGTGCCCGTGCTCGGCGGCGGCTCCGTGGCCCGCGTCGTCGACGAGGCCACCGCCGGCGCCGCGCTCGGCCGCAATCTGCATCTGCTGCGGCCCGATCCGTCGACGCTCGACCCCTGGTTCCTCGCCGGATTCCTGCGCGGCACCGCCAACCACCGCCGCGCCAGCAGCTATGCGTCGACCTCCACCCGGCTCGACGTCCGCCGCCTGGAGCTGCCGCGCATCCCGCTCGCCGAACAGCGGCACTACGGCGAGCGCTTCCGCGATCTGGCCCGCTTCGAGGACGCGCTGAGGACGGCGGGAAGGCTCGGCGAACAGCTGGTGCAGGGGCTCTACGACGGACTGACGGACGGCACCGTGGCACCGCGGTAACCAGTTGCACAACGGTTCCGTACAACCCTGGGCCCGTTGTCGGTGTCGGTGTATACGCTCGTAGGCCTCAGTTCAGAACGTCCCCCAGGAGCAGCCATGTACGGCCCGGCGCCGTCCATCGACAACGGCAACAACGGTGTGCGCATCACCGTGCGTGTGCTCCTGAGCGCCTGCGCCGTGCTCACGTGCGGAATGCTCTCCTGCGTCCCGCTGTTCAGGATCGCCTTCCTGCGCCGCCGCTGGTGGGACTGGGCGCTGGCCGGGCTGAGCGTGCCGCTGGGCGTCGGCTGCATCGCGGTGGTCGGCTCGGTGCCCGAGACGGACCACCGGGGCGACTGGGCCCTGGGTGCGGCGCTGGTGCTGGCCGTGGCCAGCGTGGCGTACTACCTCGCCATGGACGTACGCCTTCCCTATGCCGCTCCGCGCCAACAGCCGGTCCCCGGACCGTACTTCAGCCCGCAGACCACGCTCGGCCAGTACGGCCCCTACCAGCCGTACGCGGACACCGTGCCCGTCGTGCCGGCCCCCCAGCCCCAGACCCAGCCCCAGCAGCCCGTGCCACCGCCCCGAATAGACCAGGTGCGCGCCGAGCTCGACGAACTCAGCGATCTCCTCCGCAAGAAGCCCGACGGCCGCGAGGGGCAGGGCCGTTGACCGGCGGCCGCGTCATCGCGGGGCGCTACGAACTGGCCACCGTCATCGGCCAGGGCGGCATGGGCCAGGTCTGGACGGCGTACGACCAGCGGCTCGACCGCAGGGTCGCCGTCAAACTGCTGCGCCCCGACCGGGTCGCGGGCGCGGCCGACGCCGAAGAGCTGCGCCGCCGCTTCGTCCGCGAGTGCCGGGTCACCGCCCAGGTCGACCACCCCGGCCTCGTCACCGTCCATGACGCGGGCAGCGACGGAGACGACCTCTACCTCGTCATGCAGTACGTCGAGGGCGCCGACCTCGCCGACCACCTCGCCGAGCACGAGCCGTACCCCTGGCCGTGGGCTGCCGCGGTCGCCGCCCAGCTGTGCGCGGTGCTCTCCGCCGTGCACGCGGTGCCGATCGTCCACCGCGACCTCAAGCCGCGCAATGTGATGGTGAAGCCCGACGGCACCGTCACCGTCCTCGACCTCGGCGTCGCCTCCGTCCTGGACACCGACACCACCCGCCTCACCCACACCGGATCACCGATCGGCAGCCCCGCCTACATGGCGCCCGAGCAGGCGATGGGCGGTGCGGTGGGCCCGTACACCGACCTCTACGCCCTCGGTGTGCTCCTGCACGAACTCCTCAGCGGGGACGTGCCGTTCTCGGGATCGACCGTGCTCGGCGTCCTCCACCGCCATCTCTACGAGCCGCCGCAGCCGGTCCGCCAGATCAGGCCCGAGGTGCCCCCGCCGCTCGAAGCCCTCGTCCTGCGGCTGCTCGCCAAGGACCCCCAGCACCGGCCCGCCTCCGCCCAGGAGGTGTACGAACTGCTGGCCCCGCTGCTGCCCGCCCGCACCGTCCCGCCCGGCCCTTCGTCCGGCCCGCTCGACCCCACACGCCCCTTCCTGCGCCCGCACGCCCCCTGGCCGGACCGCGCCGCGACCCCGCCGCCCCCCGCGCAGCCGCCGGCCGTGCCGGGCGACGGCAGGCCCGATGTCGCGGCCGCCGTCGACGAGGTGAAGCAGCTGCTCGGCGAGGGCCGCATCACCCAGGCCGTGGACATCCTCGGCTCGATCCTCCCGGCCGCCGCCGAGGAGCACGGCGAGAAGTCCCCGGTGGTCCGCATCCTGCGCAAGCAGTACGCGGCGACGCTGATGGACGACGGCCAGTACCGCCGCGCCCTGCCCGAGCTGCGCCGCCTCGCCGAGGACCGCGCGGCGGAGTCGGGCATCGCGGACCCGCAGGCGCTGCAGTTCCGCTTCGACGCCGCCCAGTGCCTGGAGCAGCTGGGGGAAGCTGCCGCTGCACTGGCCGAGTACCGTGCGGTCCTGCCGTACTACGAGAACGCGTACGCGA
The sequence above is drawn from the Streptomyces sp. NBC_01465 genome and encodes:
- a CDS encoding serine/threonine-protein kinase encodes the protein MTGGRVIAGRYELATVIGQGGMGQVWTAYDQRLDRRVAVKLLRPDRVAGAADAEELRRRFVRECRVTAQVDHPGLVTVHDAGSDGDDLYLVMQYVEGADLADHLAEHEPYPWPWAAAVAAQLCAVLSAVHAVPIVHRDLKPRNVMVKPDGTVTVLDLGVASVLDTDTTRLTHTGSPIGSPAYMAPEQAMGGAVGPYTDLYALGVLLHELLSGDVPFSGSTVLGVLHRHLYEPPQPVRQIRPEVPPPLEALVLRLLAKDPQHRPASAQEVYELLAPLLPARTVPPGPSSGPLDPTRPFLRPHAPWPDRAATPPPPAQPPAVPGDGRPDVAAAVDEVKQLLGEGRITQAVDILGSILPAAAEEHGEKSPVVRILRKQYAATLMDDGQYRRALPELRRLAEDRAAESGIADPQALQFRFDAAQCLEQLGEAAAALAEYRAVLPYYENAYATGNDPARAFEIRHRIGHLLLALGDHTAAHHQLQALLYDTERAYGPHHPLPVDLRRSLERHREMRRA
- a CDS encoding N-6 DNA methylase encodes the protein MPESTAEVTAAGIARLAGVGRAAVSNWRRRHADFPKPVGGTETSPSFALPEVEQWLRDQGKLAEVPLRERVWQELAGDPAGAVTALRHAGCALLLVRERPRAWLKVAAVSDEQLARVLPTALTEVLAARFGAPSPVNTPTAEDLLPSVPLLRAAAELAAETGASEAFEFLLGRHLDANPRQYTLTPQGPAELMAALASPAAGPAARTVLDPASGTGSLLRAVREPTALHAQEADGELAALTALRLALHSGAEVHVRTGDTLRADAFGQLAVDAVLCHPPFNERNWGHDELAYDPRWAYGFPARTESELAWVQHALAHLREGGTAVLLMPPAVASRRSGRRIRADLLRRGALRAVVALPAGAAPPYGIPLHLWVLRRPGAGQPPAPQVLLVDAAGGSETGREKLSWPAVQSTVLDAWGPFDRTGTAEERPGVSRVLPVIELLDDDVDLAPARHLPPPAGDRGAAALDAVREQLADTLRRTTELTPRPADPVAQPEHRTLTTVGELARAGALLLRAGGTGASPDGGGAPVLTEHDVLAGTGPSGTLPEGPAEEPVRTEAGDVVVPVLGGGSVARVVDEATAGAALGRNLHLLRPDPSTLDPWFLAGFLRGTANHRRASSYASTSTRLDVRRLELPRIPLAEQRHYGERFRDLARFEDALRTAGRLGEQLVQGLYDGLTDGTVAPR